The Aedes aegypti strain LVP_AGWG chromosome 3, AaegL5.0 Primary Assembly, whole genome shotgun sequence genome contains a region encoding:
- the LOC5574770 gene encoding IQ domain-containing protein G codes for MADRIDDIFAGDSPEDIQLVQNMIEKIRLEIMSHGEEEYDSYDPGCRQKVEFSIQINRVTKILQEMSETLEVLFCLPLICRNEDLMDEYFNAEEQDVIRLLCKYMRSKADDGEATPSVAELSTFSPTRFIELVAMVSNKELHKTIAGQVKNLPGVYRKFLSNIREFRKFTIAKMQMTAQKDLAKEKILHRMWLSNQRNIKEIIRIEDIVEEKRASFQAEIEEKTAIIEKYRADIQRLEEQSKSQITNFIDKSNRNMFRYFEQSDNRYEELLKEANRWTKEYDTVLEEDLRLEKENRMKKARLTQQLQTWLNKYDKDAGERTKELKSLASTLRARLQEFNDWKLNDFDPQEKQYFEAIEERRLDELQAHEERVRLFMMHRAAKVLQRAWRSVAERKRKMRGRRGGRRGKGKK; via the exons ATGGCGGACAGAATTGATGATATCTTTGCCGGTGACTCTCCGGAGGACATTCAGTTGGTGCAAAATATGATCGAAAAAATCCGACTGGAAATTATGTCACACGGTGAGGAGGAATACGATTCGTACGATCCGGGATGTCGCCAGAAGGTAGAGTTCAGCATCCAGATCAATAGGGTCACCAAGATTCTGCAGGAAATGTCCGAGACATTGGAGGTGCTATTTTGTTTGCCGCTTATTTGCCGGAACGAGGACTTGATGGATGAGTACTTCAATGCCGAGGAGCAGGACGTGATACGTTTACTGTGCAAGTACATGCGATCCAAGGCTGATGATGGTGAAGCGACTCCTTCCGTCGCTGAA TTGTCCACATTTTCTCCAACAAGGTTCATCGAGTTGGTTGCAATGGTATCGAACAAGGAACTCCATAAGACCATCGCAGGCCAGGTCAAGAAT CTCCCGGgagtctaccggaaattcctgtCCAACATTCGCGAGTTCCGCAAGTTTACCATCGCCAAAATGCAAATGACTGCCCAGAAAGATCTGGCCAAAGAGAAGATCCTACATCGAATGTGGCTATCGAATCAGCGCAACATCAAGGAAATCATTCGAATTGAAGATATTGTTGAGGAAAAGCGTGCTTCATTTCAGGCGGAGATCGAGGAGAAGACTGCCATCATCGAGAAGTACCGGGCAGACATCCAACGGCTGGAGGAACAAAGTAAAAGTCAAATCACAAATTTTAT TGATAAATCCAATCGAAACATGTTCCGGTACTTCGAACAAAGTGATAACCGCTACGAAGAACTGCTGAAGGAAGCCAATCGTTGGACTAAAGAATACGACACAGTTCTGGAGGAGGATCTTCGCTTGGAGAAggaaaatcgaatgaaaaaggCCAGGCTTACGCAGCAACTGCAGACTTGGCTCAACAAATACGACAAGGATGCCGGGGAAAGGACCAAAGAATTGAAAAGTTTGGCTAGTACCTTGCGAGCACGGCTGCAGGAATTTAATGATTGGAAGCTGAACGACTTTGATCCACAGGAGAAACA GTACTTCGAAGCAATTGAAGAGCGTCGATTGGACGAACTGCAGGCCCACGAAGAGCGTGTTCGCCTCTTTATGATGCACCGGGCAGCTAAGGTATTGCAACGTGCATGGCGTTCGGTGGCCGAACGGAAGCGCAAGATGCGTGGGCGTCGTGGAGGACGACGTGGAAAGGGCAAAAAGTAA
- the LOC5574769 gene encoding general odorant-binding protein 71 produces the protein MGNHWPSSHSILITVSIVFLFLLLEETWALKCRTEDGPSSDEIRKVIRVCMKRITSESENKSNNEYENYDSSYSDSNSDEDRESSTEGNTRRQTNGGNQSTNTRGRNGEDMSRGRDSSRSSDDRSRGDNRNRQDNGRRRDRERDYDYGPMGRRMDDGRNQQGRYKRQYYNDGAQGGYGYNYQQNDRYNRDRNQFMHPNGNISSNGTNNTERDRACMMQCFFQEMKMTNNEGFPDKHKVLHVVTKDLRDYELRDFYTDSIQECFHMISMDNKLKDKCDYSMKFVTCLADRGQANCNDWENEAIMF, from the coding sequence ATGGGAAACCATTGGCCATCATCACACTCGATCCTCATAACAGTTTCGATTGTATTCCTGTTTCTTCTCTTGGAAGAGACTTGGGCCCTCAAATGTCGCACCGAGGACGGCCCAAGTAGCGACGAAATCCGGAAGGTGATTCGAGTCTGCATGAAACGAATCACCTCTGAGTCAGAGAACAAAAGCAACAATGAGTACGAAAATTACGATTCGTCCTACTCGGATTCCAATAGTGATGAGGATCGAGAGTCCAGTACAGAGGGAAACACCCGGCGGCAAACCAACGGCGGCAATCAATCGACTAACACGCGGGGAAGAAATGGAGAAGACATGAGTAGAGGGAGAGACTCCAGCAGAAGCAGTGATGATCGAAGCAGAGGAGACAACAGAAACCGCCAGGATAACGGAAGACGCAGAGATCGCGAACGAGACTACGACTACGGTCCGATGGGACGAAGAATGGACGATGGACGGAATCAGCAAGGACGATACAAACGGCAATACTACAACGATGGCGCTCAGGGTGGCTACGGATACAACTATCAACAGAACGATCGCTACAATCGTGATCGCAATCAATTCATGCATCCCAATGGTAACATTTCCAGTAATGGTACCAACAACACGGAACGTGATCGAGCTTGCATGATGCAGTGCTTTTTCCAGGAAATGAAGATGACCAATAATGAAGGCTTCCCTGACAAACACAAGGTGCTGCACGTTGTAACGAAAGATTTAAGGGACTACGAACTTCGCGACTTCTACACGGACTCGATTCAGGAGTGCTTCCACATGATCAGCATGGACAATAAACTCAAGGATAAGTGTGATTATTCAATGAAGTTCGTAACGTGTCTCGCTGATCGGGGGCAAGCCAACTGCAACGATTGGGAAAATGAAGCGATCATGTTTTAG